A genomic region of Oryza glaberrima chromosome 1, OglaRS2, whole genome shotgun sequence contains the following coding sequences:
- the LOC127777664 gene encoding NADP-dependent malic enzyme isoform X1 produces the protein MRALRSRFLPLLARRWQWQWQWQWQWEFQGRRAARCGLCGEAREEEEEEGKMESTMKGIRGDNAPCVLDLDDAATVGGGVGDTYGEDCATEEQLVTPWTVSVASGYNLLRDPRYNKGLAFNERERETHYLRGLLPPAIVSQELQERKIMHNIRQYQLPLQKYMAMMDLQEGNERLFYKLLIDNVEELLPVVYTPTVGEACQKYGSIFSRPQGLYISLKEKGKILEVLKNWPERSIQVIVVTDGERILGLGDLGCQGMGIPVGKLALYTALGGVRPSACLPITLDVGTNNEALLNDEFYIGLRQKRATAQEYADFLHEFMTAVKQNYGEKVLIQFEDFANHNAFELLAKYGTTHLVFNDDIQGTASVVLSGLVAALKLVGGSLSEHSYLFLGAGEAGTGIAELIALEISRQTKAPIEECRKKIWLVDSKGLIVSSRKETLQHFKKPWAHEHEPVGNLLDAVKTIKPTVLIGTSGKGQTFTQEVVEAISSFNERPVIFALSNPTSQSECTAEQAYTWSKGRAVFASGSPFDPVEYDGKIYVPGQANNAYIFPGFGLGVVMSGAIRVHDDMLLAASEALAQQVTQENFDKGLTYPPFSNIRKISAHIAANVAAKAYELGLASRRPRPKDLVKYAESCMYSPLYRNYR, from the exons ATGCGCGCCCTTCGCTCCCGCTTCCTTCCG CTACTAGCacggcggtggcagtggcagtggcagtggcagtggcagtgggaGTTCCAGGGACGTAGAGCAGCGCGGTGCGGATTGTGCGGGgaggcgcgggaggaggaggaggaggaggggaagatggAGAGCACCATGAAGGGGATCCGTGGGGACAACGCGCCGTGCGTGCTGGACCTGGACGACGCGGCGACGGTGGGGGGCGGCGTCGGGGACACCTACGGCGAGGACTGCGCCACCGAGGAGCAGCTCGTCACGCCGTGGACCGTCTCCGTCGCCAG TGGTTACAATTTGCTGAGGGATCCTCGCTACAACAAGGGGCTTGCCTTCAACGAAAGGGAGCGCGAAACGCACTACCTCCGTGGGCTTCTGCCACCAGCAATCGTATCCCAGGAGCTCCAG GAAAGGAAAATCATGCATAACATCCGACAATACCAGCTGCCTCTGCAGAAATACATGGCTATGATGGACCTTCAG GAGGGGAATGAGAGGCTTTTCTACAAGCTCCTCATTGACAATGTTGAGGAGCTACTTCCTGTCGTTTACACTCCAACAGTTGGTGAGGCCTGCCAAAAGTATGGATCCATATTTAGCCGTCCTCAGGGTCTTTATATCAGCTTGAAGGAGAA GGGAAAGATCCTTGAGGTGCTAAAAAACTGGCCAGAGAGGAGCATTCAGGTTATCGTTGTTACTGATGGTGAGCGAATTTTGGGGCTTGGAGATCTTGGCTGCCAG GGAATGGGGATCCCTGTTGGTAAGCTTGCCCTTTACACTGCTCTAGGAGGAGTGCGTCCATCTGCT TGTTTGCCAATCACATTGGATGTTGGTACAAATAACGAGGCGCTGCTGAATGATGAGTTCTACATTGGCTTAAGACAAAAGAGGGCCACTGCTCAG GAGTATGCTGATTTTCTTCATGAATTCATGACTGCCGTGAAACAAAACTATGGGGAGAAAGTACTCATTCAG TTTGAGGATTTTGCAAACCATAATGCATTTGAACTCCTTGCAAAATATGGAACAACTCACCTTGTATTCAATGATGATATTCAG GGAACAGCTTCCGTGGTCCTTTCTGGGCTTGTTGCAGCACTAAAATTAGTTGGTGGTTCATTGTCGGAGCACAGTTACCTGTTCCTGGGAGCTGGAGAg GCTGGGACAGGCATTGCAGAACTTATAGCTCTCGAGATATCAAGACAG ACCAAAGCACCAATTGAGGAGTGCCGCAAGAAAATATGGCTTGTTGATTCAAAG GGCTTGATTGTCAGTTCACGAAAGGAGACCCTTCAACACTTCAAGAAACCATGGGCCCATGAGCATGAACCTGTTGGAAATCTCTTAGATGCAGTCAAA ACTATCAAACCAACAGTATTGATTGGCACATCTGGAAAGGGGCAAACTTTCACTCAGGAGGTTGTTGAAGCCATTTCCTCATTTAATGAG AGGCCTGTCATTTTTGCCTTGTCCAACCCAACATCTCAGTCTGAGTGCACCGCTGAACAAGCGTACACATGGAGCAAG GGCCGCGCAGTGTTTGCAAGTGGAAGTCCATTTGATCCGGTGGAGTATGATGGCAAGATATACGTGCCTGGCCAG GCAAACAACGCCTACATCTTCCCAGGGTTTGGCCTTGGTGTGGTGATGTCTGGTGCAATCCGTGTTCATGATGACATGCTTCTTGCAGCTT CGGAAGCACTGGCTCAGCAGGTCACACAAGAGAATTTCGACAAGGGCCTTACTTATCCTCCCTTCTCAAACATCAGAAAGATCTCTGCCCACATTGCAGCCAACGTTGCAGCAAAGGCATATGAACTTG GTTTGGCAAGCAGGCGCCCTCGGCCAAAGGACCTGGTTAAGTATGCAGAGAGCTGCATGTACAGCCCACTTTACCGCAACTACCGGTGA
- the LOC127777664 gene encoding NADP-dependent malic enzyme isoform X2 gives MHNIRQYQLPLQKYMAMMDLQEGNERLFYKLLIDNVEELLPVVYTPTVGEACQKYGSIFSRPQGLYISLKEKGKILEVLKNWPERSIQVIVVTDGERILGLGDLGCQGMGIPVGKLALYTALGGVRPSACLPITLDVGTNNEALLNDEFYIGLRQKRATAQEYADFLHEFMTAVKQNYGEKVLIQFEDFANHNAFELLAKYGTTHLVFNDDIQGTASVVLSGLVAALKLVGGSLSEHSYLFLGAGEAGTGIAELIALEISRQTKAPIEECRKKIWLVDSKGLIVSSRKETLQHFKKPWAHEHEPVGNLLDAVKTIKPTVLIGTSGKGQTFTQEVVEAISSFNERPVIFALSNPTSQSECTAEQAYTWSKGRAVFASGSPFDPVEYDGKIYVPGQANNAYIFPGFGLGVVMSGAIRVHDDMLLAASEALAQQVTQENFDKGLTYPPFSNIRKISAHIAANVAAKAYELGLASRRPRPKDLVKYAESCMYSPLYRNYR, from the exons ATGCATAACATCCGACAATACCAGCTGCCTCTGCAGAAATACATGGCTATGATGGACCTTCAG GAGGGGAATGAGAGGCTTTTCTACAAGCTCCTCATTGACAATGTTGAGGAGCTACTTCCTGTCGTTTACACTCCAACAGTTGGTGAGGCCTGCCAAAAGTATGGATCCATATTTAGCCGTCCTCAGGGTCTTTATATCAGCTTGAAGGAGAA GGGAAAGATCCTTGAGGTGCTAAAAAACTGGCCAGAGAGGAGCATTCAGGTTATCGTTGTTACTGATGGTGAGCGAATTTTGGGGCTTGGAGATCTTGGCTGCCAG GGAATGGGGATCCCTGTTGGTAAGCTTGCCCTTTACACTGCTCTAGGAGGAGTGCGTCCATCTGCT TGTTTGCCAATCACATTGGATGTTGGTACAAATAACGAGGCGCTGCTGAATGATGAGTTCTACATTGGCTTAAGACAAAAGAGGGCCACTGCTCAG GAGTATGCTGATTTTCTTCATGAATTCATGACTGCCGTGAAACAAAACTATGGGGAGAAAGTACTCATTCAG TTTGAGGATTTTGCAAACCATAATGCATTTGAACTCCTTGCAAAATATGGAACAACTCACCTTGTATTCAATGATGATATTCAG GGAACAGCTTCCGTGGTCCTTTCTGGGCTTGTTGCAGCACTAAAATTAGTTGGTGGTTCATTGTCGGAGCACAGTTACCTGTTCCTGGGAGCTGGAGAg GCTGGGACAGGCATTGCAGAACTTATAGCTCTCGAGATATCAAGACAG ACCAAAGCACCAATTGAGGAGTGCCGCAAGAAAATATGGCTTGTTGATTCAAAG GGCTTGATTGTCAGTTCACGAAAGGAGACCCTTCAACACTTCAAGAAACCATGGGCCCATGAGCATGAACCTGTTGGAAATCTCTTAGATGCAGTCAAA ACTATCAAACCAACAGTATTGATTGGCACATCTGGAAAGGGGCAAACTTTCACTCAGGAGGTTGTTGAAGCCATTTCCTCATTTAATGAG AGGCCTGTCATTTTTGCCTTGTCCAACCCAACATCTCAGTCTGAGTGCACCGCTGAACAAGCGTACACATGGAGCAAG GGCCGCGCAGTGTTTGCAAGTGGAAGTCCATTTGATCCGGTGGAGTATGATGGCAAGATATACGTGCCTGGCCAG GCAAACAACGCCTACATCTTCCCAGGGTTTGGCCTTGGTGTGGTGATGTCTGGTGCAATCCGTGTTCATGATGACATGCTTCTTGCAGCTT CGGAAGCACTGGCTCAGCAGGTCACACAAGAGAATTTCGACAAGGGCCTTACTTATCCTCCCTTCTCAAACATCAGAAAGATCTCTGCCCACATTGCAGCCAACGTTGCAGCAAAGGCATATGAACTTG GTTTGGCAAGCAGGCGCCCTCGGCCAAAGGACCTGGTTAAGTATGCAGAGAGCTGCATGTACAGCCCACTTTACCGCAACTACCGGTGA
- the LOC127760889 gene encoding 40S ribosomal protein S24-1-like: protein MSDSKAAAAVTLRTRKFMTNRLLSRKQFVLEVIHPGRPNVSKAELKEKLAKLYEVKDANCIFVFKFRTHFGGGKSTGFGLIYDNLDAAKKYEPKYRLIRNGLATKVEKSRKQMKERKNRAKKIRGVKKTKAGDAGKKK, encoded by the exons ATGTCGGACTccaaggccgcggcggcggtcacCCTCCGCACCCGCAAGTTCATGACCaaccgcctcctctcccgcaaGCAATTC GTGCTCGAGGTGATCCACCCCGGCCGGCCCAACGTCTCCAAG GCTGAGCTGAAGGAGAAGCTGGCCAAGCTGTACGAGGTGAAGGACGCGAACTGCATCTTCGTGTTCAAGTTCCGCACCCACTTCGGTGGAGGCAAGTCCACCGGATTCGGCCTCATCTACGATAACCTCGACGCCGCGAAGAAGTACGAGCCCAAGTACCGCCTCATCAGG AATGGTCTTGCTACCAAGGTTGAGAAATCTCGCAAGCAAATGAAAGAACGCAAGAACAGAGCTAAGAAGATCCGTGGTGTCAAGAAG ACCAAGGCTGGTGATGCCGGGAAAAAGAAGTGA
- the LOC127760864 gene encoding senescence/dehydration-associated protein At4g35985, chloroplastic-like, with the protein MGCCGGMSSTSRAPRGIREETLLRVPGASVHLLDGAEGPVELARGDLAVVRIAKDGVAVATVARVGRGLGWPITRDEPVVRLDRLHYLFTLPDSTGGGGGGGALFLNYGVSFAAPDDALLASLDAFLKANACFSTPSSPAPSRSSATTTTRPAPTTTATADGYWNDFAPRMDSYNNVLAKAIAAGTGQLVRGIFMCSEAYATQVQRGADLIRPQAAGSVTKRSGGAGGGGASRTTGQPDAKPGGVNKSLKRVRKLSEMTEKMSQSLLDTVIAVTGSMAAPLLRSKQGKAFLATVPGEVILASLDAINKVMDAVEAAERRSLAATSNVVSGAVSRRYGESAGEATEDAFATAGHAVGTAWNLFKIRKAVTPSSSLPGNMVKSAVRNRK; encoded by the exons ATGGGCTGCTGCGGCGGCATGTCGTCGACGTCGAGGGCGCCGAGGGGGATCCGGGAGGAGACGCTGCTCCGCGTCCCGGGCGCGTCGGTGCACCTGCTCGACGGCGCCGAGGGCCCCGTCGAGCTCGCCCGGGGGGACCTCGCCGTCGTGCGGATCGCCAAGGACGGGGTGGCCGTGGCCACCGTGGCGCGCGTCGGCCGCGGCCTCGGGTGGCCGATCACGAGGGACGAGCCCGTGGTGAGGCTCGACCGGCTGCACTACCTGTTCACGCTCCCGGACAGcacgggcggaggcggcggcggcggcgcgttgtTCCTCAACTACGGCGTCTCCTTCGCCGCGCCCGACGACGCGCTGCTGGCTTCGCTCGACGCGTTCCTCAAGGCCAACGCCTGCTTCTCCACGCCTTCTTCGCCCGCGCCGTCGAGgagctccgccaccaccaccaccaggccggcgccgacgacgacggcgacggcggacgggTACTGGAACGACTTCGCGCCGAGGATGGACAGCTACAACAACGTGCTCGCCAAGGCGAtcgccgccggcaccggccAGCTCGTGCGGGGAATCTTCATGTGCAGCGAGGCGTACGCCACCCAG GTTCAACGCGGAGCCGACCTGATTCGTCCTCAAGCTGCCGGCAGCGTGACCAAACGATCCGGCGgcgcaggtggcggcggagcaagCCGTACTACCGGCCAACCGGACGCGAAGCCCGGAGGAGTCAACAAGAGCCTCAAGAG GGTCAGGAAGCTGTCGGAGATGACGGAGAAGATGAGCCAGTCGTTGCTCGACACGGTCATCGCGGTGACGGGGTCCATGGCCGCGCCGCTGCTTCGTTCGAAGCAAGGGAAGGCCTTCCTCGCCACCGTCCCAGGGGAGGTCATCCTGGCCTCGCTTGATGCTATCA ATAAAGTTATGGACGCGGTGGAGGCTGCTGAGAGGAGGTCACTCGCTGCCACATCCAATGTTGTCTCTGGTGCAGTGTCAAGAAG GTATGGAGAGAGCGCAGGGGAGGCGACGGAGGACGCGTTCGCGACGGCCGGCCACGCCGTGGGGACGGCCTGGAACCTCTTCAAGATACGGAAGGCCGtcacgccgtcgtcctccctcccAGGGAACATGGTGAAGAGCGCCGTCAGGAACAGAAAATGA
- the LOC127763230 gene encoding ribose-phosphate pyrophosphokinase 3, chloroplastic: MATAASASPAAAFGAKTRRPGPSPSPSPASAFARPSPRASAAGRLHASLHLGGASATGSSIVSNASGIHLAAPVLAPLAVPKMTGAVGAHKNVLLFHCEEMRELAEQVVARNDDIELRSISWRTFADGFPNLFISNAHTIRGRHVAFLASFSSPSVIFEQLSIIYALPKLFISSFTLILPFFPTGTSERMEDEGDVATAFTLARILSNIPISRGGPSSLVIFDIHALQERFYFGDSVLPCFESGIPLLKSRLQELPDSDNITIAFPDDGAWKRFYKQLQHFPMVVCNKVREGEQRIVRIKEGDPRGRHVVIVDDLVQSGGTLIECQKVLAEHGAAKVSAYVTHGIFPNKSWEKFQPDNGEGPGHGLSHFWITDSCPLTVNAVKDRQPFEILSLAGPIASALQI, encoded by the exons ATGGCaacggccgcctccgcctcccccgccgcggcgTTCGGCGCCAAAACCCGACGCCCGGGCCCCAGCCCCAGCCCGAGCCCCGCATCCGCATTCGCGAGGCCTTCCCCCCGCGCCTCGGCCGCCGGCAGGCTCCACGCAAGCCTCCACCTCGGCGGCGCGAGCGCCACGGGCAGCAGCATCGTCAGCAACGCCAGCGGCATCCACCTGGCGGCCCCCGTGCTCGCGCCGTTGGCCGTGCCGAAGATGACCGGCGCCGTCGGGGCGCACAAGAACGTCCTGCTCTTCCACTGCGAGGAGATGCGGGAGCTCGCCGAGCAGGTGGTCGCCCGGAACGACGACATCGAGCTGCGCTCCATCTCATGGAG GACATTTGCCGATGGGTTTCCAAATTTATTCATCTCGAATGCCCACACAATCCGCGGACGACATGTTGCTTTCTTAGCATCATTTAGTTCGCCAAGTGTCATATTTGAGCAACTATCAATTATATATGCTCTGCCAAAGCTGTTTATTTCGTCATTCACTCTTATACTCCCATTTTTCCCTACTGGGACGTCTGAGCGGATGGAAGATGAAGGAGATGTTGCCACAGCCTTCACACTTGCTAGAATTTTGTCAAATATACCAATATCAAGAGGCGGTCCTTCAAGTCTAGTGATCTTTGATATTCATGCTTTGCAA GAGAGATTCTACTTTGGAGACTCAGTCTTGCCATGTTTTGAGAGTGGCATTCCCCTACTCAAAAGTAGGCTTCAGGAACTACCTGATTCTGACAAT ATAACCATAGCTTTTCCTGATGACGGTGCATGGAAACGGTTCTATAAGCAACTTCAACATTTCCCAATG GTTGTATGCAACAAAGTTAGAGAAGGGGAACAGAGAATAGTACGGATAAAAGAGGGGGATCCTAGAGGCCGCCATGTTGTTATAGTTGATGACTTGGTACAGTCAGGTGGTACATTGATTGAATGCCAG AAAGTATTGGCAGAGCATGGAGCAGCAAAGGTTAGTGCATACGTGACACATGGCATTTTCCCCAACAAGTCGTGGGAGAAATTTCAGCCTGATAATGGAG AGGGTCCGGGTCATGGGCTAAGCCACTTCTGGATTACTGATTCATGCCCTCTCACAGTCAATGCGGTCAAGGACAGGCAGCCGTTTGAAATTCTCAGTCTGGCAGGACCTATTGCTTCTGCTCTTCAGATTTAG
- the LOC127770083 gene encoding B3 domain-containing protein Os01g0723500, translating to MPGAGGKKKSPWASGERRPHFFKVLVGDFKQRLKIPPNFCKHIPWEESRKAKGLKEASMAATLEGPSGRTWLVVIRRTAEGTFFTSGWPKFVQDQALRELEFVVFRYDGNTRFTAMVFDRTACEREDLMGGGGGGGGDRPRKKRGRPRTAAASRDAARPKKDSVGKEMVTYRASPSGGQPLQIVDSSWTPEPGSTAVKNEEDADELPVCELPASSASPPRHVPEGALDADGGAARRGAAKTRSLQDDLALASIPPSIRRYKGYVSRRRAVATAERQRATEIAHAFRSPLPYCVIRMSTMHVYYSFMMRFPTGFSRQHLPRERTDVVLRDPGGKVWSVLYIPNTRDRLSRGWCAFARGNCLEEGDYCVFELVAAAEFRVHIFRVVEPAVPAVRLRRVTVTCGRGPT from the exons ATGCCGGGGGCGGGAGGGAAGAAGAAGTCGCCGTGGGCGTcgggggagaggcggccgcACTTCTTCAAGGTGCTCGTCGGCGACTTCAAGCAGCGCCTG AAAATCCCGCCAAACTTCTGCAAGCACATCCCCTGGGAGGAGTCGAGGAAGGCCAAGGGCCTGAAGGAGGCGTCCATGGCGGCCACCCTGGAGGGGCCCAGCGGCCGGACGTGGCTGGTCGTCATCCGCCGGACGGCCGAGGGCACCTTCTTCACCTCCGGCTGGCCCAAGTTCGTGCAGGACCAGGCGCTGCGCGAACTCGAGTTCGTCGTGTTCCGCTACGACGGCAACACGCGCTTCACCGCGATGGTGTTCGACAGGACGGCGTGCGAGCGGGAGGACctgatgggcggcggcggcggcggcggcggcgaccggccgcgCAAGAAACGGGGTCGCCCTaggacggccgccgcctcgcgtgATGCCGCGCGGCCCAAGAAGGATTCGGTTGGGAAGGAGATGGTGACGTACCGCGCGTCGCCTAGTGGTGGCCAGCCGTTGCAAATCGTGGACTCCAGTTGGACACCGGAACCAG GATCAACGGCGGTCAAGAACGAGGaagacgccgacgagctcccaGTGTGCGAGCTCCCCGCATCGTCGGCGTCTCCGCCGAGGCACGTGCCCGAGGGGGCTCtggacgccgacggcggcgcggcgaggcgtgGCGCGGCGAAGACGCGGAGCCTCCAGGACGACCTGGCCCTCGCCAGCATCCCGCCGTCCATCCGGCGCTACAAGGGGTACGtgtcccgccgccgcgccgtcgccaccgccgagcGGCAGCGCGCCACGGAGATCGCCCACGCGTTCCGGTCCCCGCTCCCCTACTGCGTCATCCGCATGAGCACCATGCACGTCTACTACTCCTTCATGATG AGGTTTCCGACGGGGTTCTCGAGGCAGCACCTGCCGCGGGAGAGGACGGACGTGGTGCTGCGAGACCCGGGGGGGAAGGTGTGGTCGGTGCTGTACATCCCGAACACGCGGGACCGGCTGTCGCGCGGGTGGTGCGCGTTCGCGCGCGGGAACTGCCTCGAGGAAGGCGACTACTGCGTGTTCGagctcgtcgccgcggccgaGTTCCGGGTCCACATCTTCCGGGTGGTCGAGCCGGCCGTGCCAGCGGTCAGGCTCCGGAGAGTCACCGTCACCTGTGGCCGCGGCCCCACGTAG